In Alkalihalobacterium alkalinitrilicum, a genomic segment contains:
- a CDS encoding FixH family protein: MNLEKVVVKRPVMTIFITVSFIFITVLLCYALFIRENLVTNWYMEVVGNDNMFTAGTTNDLHIFLYDEEGNPITDANVNVILDMPEMVHYIKKPMNHVENGLYETEVLLSMGGTWIGWIEANRGSETYINQFLLRADGGVMSSDFRDPKDYFNLDQPLPPAVQQHLE; this comes from the coding sequence GTGAATTTAGAAAAAGTGGTTGTGAAGCGACCTGTAATGACGATTTTTATAACTGTATCTTTTATATTTATTACTGTGCTACTATGTTATGCACTCTTTATTCGCGAAAACCTTGTAACCAACTGGTATATGGAGGTTGTGGGAAATGACAATATGTTTACAGCAGGTACAACGAATGATCTCCATATTTTCCTTTATGACGAAGAAGGGAACCCTATTACAGATGCGAATGTAAATGTAATCCTTGATATGCCAGAAATGGTCCACTATATTAAGAAACCGATGAATCATGTGGAAAACGGATTATATGAAACAGAAGTACTTCTTTCGATGGGTGGAACCTGGATAGGGTGGATTGAAGCTAATCGAGGCAGTGAGACATATATCAACCAATTTTTACTCCGTGCTGACGGGGGTGTGATGTCAAGTGATTTTCGCGATCCGAAAGATTATTTTAATCTGGACCAACCACTTCCCCCTGCAGTTCAGCAGCATTTAGAATAA
- a CDS encoding DUF2225 domain-containing protein has product MQKDERVKSLINGIDPLYDKEIICLCCEKKYSTKRLRTRYIRAIKTESDFFTVYKDLEHNPYLYEVHVCPDCGFSATDQFSNYFSPGAKDKVMNELSAHWIPRNFGRERSLNEAIVTYKLAVFSGILKKEKHIVLAGLYLRLGWLYRIKENNEQEKRFLRLAIDEYENSYQQSDFIGTQLTEIRIIYLLGELNRRIGLNANAIKYFSRVIQHREKDQEKKVLEMAREQWYLIRKPEETVQKL; this is encoded by the coding sequence ATGCAAAAAGATGAGCGGGTGAAATCATTGATTAATGGAATAGATCCCTTATACGATAAGGAAATTATTTGTTTATGTTGTGAAAAGAAGTATTCTACTAAACGACTACGGACTAGGTATATTAGAGCAATCAAAACAGAAAGTGACTTTTTTACAGTGTATAAAGACCTTGAACACAATCCGTACTTATATGAGGTCCACGTTTGTCCTGACTGTGGTTTTTCCGCTACAGACCAATTCTCTAATTATTTTTCACCAGGGGCTAAAGACAAAGTGATGAATGAATTGTCAGCGCATTGGATACCGAGAAACTTTGGAAGGGAACGATCGCTTAACGAAGCTATTGTAACCTATAAATTAGCAGTGTTTTCTGGGATATTGAAAAAAGAGAAACATATTGTTTTGGCAGGACTTTATCTCAGGCTAGGTTGGTTATACCGGATAAAAGAAAATAACGAGCAAGAAAAACGTTTTCTGCGTTTAGCTATAGATGAATACGAGAATTCATATCAACAATCTGATTTTATTGGAACACAATTAACTGAAATAAGAATCATTTATTTGTTGGGGGAATTAAATAGGAGGATAGGTTTGAATGCAAATGCAATCAAGTATTTTTCTAGAGTGATTCAACACCGTGAAAAAGATCAGGAGAAAAAAGTACTAGAAATGGCACGAGAGCAATGGTACTTAATAAGGAAACCAGAAGAAACTGTACAGAAATTATAG
- a CDS encoding PAS domain S-box protein, with protein MFKLSNSQIEEALYKNAFEYASNGKAIVTLDGSLYMVNNTLSNILGYSKTELQNLCLLELTHCEDIIKIKSLFNGTLPNIEGKLIIDQRFIHKNGNELWVALHFSLLNMTQENKSTSYYLVDIYDISRQIEKEKEIKKLHQIHQLILDSISDGIFGIDLSTKVIFSNKAAEEMVGYSQEDLMKNDLHGLIHHTTREGESFSISNCPIYKALISGEMIHVSDDIFWRKDGSSFDVEYQTSPIIENDQYIGSVVTFRDITEIKRTKEFLQKSEKLSLVGQMAAGIAHEIRNPLTALKGFLQLIKSGESEKQLYYKIMNEEFNRIELILNELLLLAKPKATSLCKNDIISILDQVVAILQPQCNIQNVQVKCDYKSENIFVNCDENQLKQVFINLIKNAIDAMPNGGGIILAVRRDGDQVFISVKDQGIGIPEDKLDAIGQPFFSLKENGTGLGLMTSFGIIENHNGKITVTSKENKGTTFTVTLPSI; from the coding sequence GTGTTTAAACTTTCTAATAGTCAAATAGAAGAGGCTTTATATAAAAATGCCTTTGAGTATGCCTCTAATGGTAAAGCAATCGTTACGTTAGATGGAAGCTTGTATATGGTTAATAACACATTAAGTAACATTTTAGGTTATTCTAAAACGGAATTACAAAATCTTTGTTTGCTGGAACTCACTCATTGTGAGGATATTATTAAAATAAAATCCCTATTTAACGGTACTCTTCCTAACATAGAAGGTAAGTTAATTATTGATCAAAGGTTTATACATAAAAATGGTAACGAGCTATGGGTCGCACTGCATTTCTCGCTACTCAACATGACTCAAGAAAACAAATCAACATCTTATTATCTCGTAGATATTTATGACATTAGTAGGCAAATCGAAAAAGAAAAAGAAATAAAAAAACTCCATCAAATTCATCAATTGATCTTAGATTCAATTTCAGATGGTATTTTTGGAATAGACTTAAGTACAAAGGTTATATTCTCAAATAAAGCAGCAGAAGAAATGGTTGGTTATAGTCAGGAAGATTTAATGAAAAATGACTTACATGGATTAATACACCATACTACTAGAGAAGGTGAAAGTTTTTCCATTTCTAACTGCCCTATTTATAAAGCGTTAATAAGCGGTGAAATGATACATGTCTCCGATGATATATTTTGGAGAAAAGATGGGTCAAGTTTTGATGTGGAATATCAAACGAGTCCAATAATAGAGAATGATCAGTATATTGGATCAGTAGTTACATTTAGAGATATTACAGAAATCAAAAGGACAAAGGAATTTCTTCAAAAATCAGAAAAACTCTCATTAGTCGGTCAGATGGCAGCGGGGATTGCTCATGAAATAAGGAACCCCTTAACTGCATTAAAAGGTTTTTTGCAATTGATTAAATCTGGAGAATCTGAGAAACAACTATACTATAAGATTATGAATGAAGAATTTAATCGCATTGAATTAATTCTTAATGAGTTGTTATTACTTGCCAAACCAAAGGCAACTTCATTATGTAAGAATGATATAATTTCTATTTTAGATCAAGTTGTTGCCATACTTCAACCACAATGTAATATTCAAAATGTGCAAGTTAAATGTGACTATAAAAGTGAAAATATCTTTGTTAATTGTGATGAAAATCAATTAAAACAAGTATTTATTAACCTCATTAAAAATGCAATTGATGCAATGCCAAACGGGGGGGGAATTATCCTTGCGGTTAGGCGAGATGGTGATCAAGTGTTCATTTCGGTAAAGGACCAAGGCATTGGAATTCCAGAAGACAAGCTTGATGCGATCGGACAACCGTTTTTTTCTTTGAAAGAAAATGGTACTGGATTAGGATTAATGACCTCATTTGGAATTATAGAAAATCATAACGGGAAAATTACAGTGACGAGTAAAGAAAATAAAGGTACTACATTTACAGTTACATTACCTTCAATTTAA
- a CDS encoding chemotaxis protein CheX, whose product MNVNHINAVCRATQTILQSHFGIEITPLKPSAGKGPVPSNYVSVILGISGQLNGQIICSFSGDTAKRIVGVMMGGMEIETLDDLGWSAVQEFGNWVAGTTATEFSKEECIIDVTTPIVNEGASKYHSNKTFVTIPLDSQIGLIEVHISVSDK is encoded by the coding sequence ATGAATGTAAATCATATCAATGCTGTTTGTCGTGCAACACAAACCATTTTGCAGAGTCACTTTGGAATTGAAATTACACCTTTAAAACCATCTGCAGGAAAAGGTCCAGTTCCTTCAAATTATGTATCAGTCATATTAGGTATTAGTGGACAATTAAATGGACAAATTATTTGTTCGTTTTCTGGTGATACAGCTAAACGTATTGTTGGTGTCATGATGGGGGGAATGGAAATTGAGACCTTAGATGACCTAGGATGGAGTGCTGTACAAGAATTTGGGAACTGGGTGGCGGGAACAACAGCTACTGAGTTTTCTAAAGAAGAATGTATTATTGATGTTACGACTCCAATCGTAAATGAAGGTGCTTCAAAATACCATTCTAATAAAACGTTTGTAACGATACCGCTAGATAGTCAAATTGGTTTAATTGAAGTTCATATTTCTGTAAGTGATAAGTAA
- the glgB gene encoding 1,4-alpha-glucan branching protein GlgB translates to MQTEKLSEYDLYLFQQGNLFYSYKTLGAHLCKKDEVEGVRFAIWAPNAEAVYIVGDFNNWNGLNHSMHKINESGIWWGFIPNLSEGTVYKYEIHSKQGKVVLKSDPYAFYSELRPQTASIVTDLNHYSWGDEVWQKEKQARNLLNEPLLIYEVHLGSWKLKENGELYTYRELATTLIDYVKEMGYTHIEILPITEHPYDRSWGYQTTGFFSVTSRYGTPEDFMYFVDQCHQNGIGVLLDWVPSHFCKDDHGLRLFDGEPLYEYADERKAEKKGWGTLSFDFGRSEVQSFLISNAFFWLDMFHIDGLRVDAVSSMLYLNFGREDEEKIYNQYGGEENIEAIQFLRKLNESIFQVFPNTYMMAEESSSWPLVSAPTYVGGLGFNYKWNMGWMNDMLRYMEIEPVHRKWHHQLITFSFFYAFSENFILPLSHDEVVHGKKSLLNKMPGDYWQKFANLRTFLGYTMTHPGKKLLFMGSEFGQFDEWKDLEDLDWELLNYPSHQDFSNYTKSLHNFYKTERSLWELDHHSDGFEWIDPHDYEQSIVSFMRKSKDSNNFVIVVCNFTPTVRYDYHIGVPRMGSYIEIFNSDRKEFGGSNQVLDEPLISETESWHNQPYRLTIKVPPLAMLVLKLSDSELERERGDHNETKERMRRNVVSRR, encoded by the coding sequence TTGCAAACAGAAAAGCTTAGTGAATACGATCTCTACTTATTTCAACAAGGCAACCTATTTTATAGCTACAAAACACTTGGAGCTCACCTTTGTAAAAAAGATGAGGTAGAAGGGGTACGTTTTGCAATTTGGGCCCCTAATGCTGAAGCCGTATATATTGTAGGCGATTTTAATAATTGGAATGGATTAAACCACTCGATGCATAAAATAAATGAGTCAGGTATTTGGTGGGGCTTTATTCCAAACCTTTCAGAGGGAACGGTCTATAAATACGAAATTCATTCCAAGCAAGGGAAAGTTGTTCTAAAGTCAGACCCCTATGCCTTCTACTCCGAACTCCGTCCACAAACGGCCTCCATTGTAACTGATTTAAACCACTATAGTTGGGGAGATGAAGTATGGCAAAAAGAAAAACAAGCTAGAAATTTATTAAATGAACCGTTGCTCATCTATGAAGTTCACCTTGGATCATGGAAACTTAAAGAAAATGGTGAACTTTATACATATCGAGAATTAGCAACTACACTAATTGATTATGTTAAAGAGATGGGGTATACCCATATTGAAATACTACCTATTACAGAACATCCTTATGATCGTTCTTGGGGATACCAAACAACAGGCTTTTTTTCAGTAACAAGCCGATATGGGACTCCTGAAGATTTCATGTACTTCGTGGATCAATGTCATCAAAACGGAATTGGAGTTTTATTAGATTGGGTTCCAAGCCACTTTTGTAAAGACGATCACGGACTTCGTTTATTCGATGGTGAACCACTCTACGAGTATGCGGATGAACGAAAAGCAGAAAAAAAAGGTTGGGGGACTTTGTCCTTTGATTTTGGTCGTTCTGAAGTACAAAGCTTTTTAATTTCCAATGCATTTTTCTGGCTAGATATGTTCCATATTGATGGTCTTCGAGTAGATGCAGTTTCCAGTATGCTCTATTTAAATTTCGGCAGAGAAGATGAAGAAAAAATTTACAATCAATATGGTGGCGAAGAAAATATAGAAGCTATTCAATTTCTAAGAAAACTAAACGAGTCAATTTTTCAAGTTTTTCCTAACACATACATGATGGCAGAAGAATCTTCCTCTTGGCCATTAGTGAGTGCACCAACATATGTTGGTGGATTAGGGTTTAACTACAAATGGAATATGGGCTGGATGAACGATATGCTCCGCTATATGGAGATCGAACCAGTCCACCGAAAATGGCATCACCAATTAATCACCTTTTCATTTTTTTATGCTTTCTCAGAAAATTTTATCCTTCCCCTATCACATGATGAAGTTGTTCACGGAAAAAAATCGTTACTAAATAAAATGCCAGGAGACTATTGGCAAAAGTTTGCTAACTTACGTACTTTTCTTGGTTATACGATGACACACCCTGGAAAAAAGCTTCTTTTTATGGGTAGTGAATTTGGCCAATTTGATGAATGGAAAGACCTAGAAGATTTAGATTGGGAACTACTAAACTATCCATCTCACCAAGACTTTTCAAACTACACAAAATCACTTCATAATTTTTATAAAACTGAAAGATCGCTATGGGAATTAGACCATCATTCCGATGGATTTGAGTGGATTGATCCGCACGATTATGAACAAAGTATTGTTAGTTTCATGAGAAAAAGTAAAGACTCAAATAATTTTGTTATCGTTGTTTGTAATTTTACTCCTACTGTTCGTTATGACTATCATATCGGCGTCCCTCGTATGGGGTCATACATTGAAATATTCAATAGTGATAGAAAAGAATTTGGTGGCTCTAATCAAGTCTTAGACGAACCACTAATTAGCGAAACAGAATCTTGGCACAACCAACCTTATCGTTTAACGATTAAAGTTCCTCCACTAGCTATGCTAGTTTTAAAGTTATCGGATAGTGAATTAGAAAGAGAGCGAGGCGATCATAATGAAACAAAAGAAAGAATGCGTAGGAATGTTGTTAGCAGGCGGTGA
- a CDS encoding SpoVR family protein, with protein MLPHEQKKLEYAIDEITEIAQGFGLDFFPMRYEICPADIIYTFGAYGMPTRFSHWSFGKQFHKMKLQYDLGLSKIYELVINSDPCYAFLLNSNTLVQNKLIVAHVLAHCDFFKNNVRFSNTRRDMVESMSATAERISRYEMVHGREEVEKFLDAILSIQEHIDPSLLRSKLAWSMDEEEEEDDVAPKKNSPYDDLWELEDGKPVERKKKKKKFPPKPEKDILLFIEEYSRELEPWQRDILTMMREEMLYFWPQLETKIMNEGWASYWHIRIMRELSLTTDEAIEYAKLNSGVVQPSKTSINPYYLGLKIFEDIEERYNNPTKEMQERQGVKPGSGREKIYEVREIESDISFIRNYLNKDLVNREDLFLFQKQGSDYKIVDKEWEHIRDQLVLSRVNGGFPYLTITDGDYLKNGELYITHQYEGTELDVGYLEKVMPYIYQLWGRSTHMETMINEKKIVFTYDGKKMHRKYL; from the coding sequence ATGTTACCGCATGAACAAAAGAAGTTAGAATATGCAATTGATGAAATTACCGAAATCGCTCAAGGCTTTGGATTAGACTTTTTTCCGATGAGATATGAAATTTGCCCAGCGGATATCATTTATACGTTTGGTGCATATGGCATGCCGACCCGGTTTTCACATTGGAGCTTTGGTAAGCAGTTTCATAAGATGAAGCTTCAATATGATCTTGGATTAAGTAAAATTTATGAGTTGGTCATTAATTCAGATCCATGTTATGCTTTTTTACTTAATTCCAATACACTTGTCCAAAACAAACTAATCGTCGCTCATGTCTTGGCACATTGTGATTTCTTTAAAAATAATGTCCGCTTCTCGAATACGAGGAGAGATATGGTTGAAAGTATGAGTGCGACAGCGGAACGGATCTCTCGTTATGAAATGGTTCACGGTAGAGAAGAGGTTGAGAAATTCTTAGACGCTATTTTATCCATTCAAGAACATATTGATCCAAGTCTCTTACGTTCTAAACTTGCTTGGTCTATGGACGAAGAAGAGGAAGAGGATGATGTAGCACCAAAAAAAAATTCACCTTACGATGATTTATGGGAACTAGAAGATGGTAAACCAGTTGAAAGGAAAAAGAAGAAAAAGAAGTTTCCGCCTAAACCAGAAAAAGACATTCTGTTATTTATCGAAGAATATAGTCGCGAACTCGAACCGTGGCAACGAGATATTTTAACGATGATGCGTGAAGAAATGCTTTATTTTTGGCCGCAACTAGAAACAAAGATTATGAATGAAGGTTGGGCATCGTATTGGCATATTCGAATTATGCGTGAACTATCATTGACAACTGATGAAGCAATTGAATATGCAAAACTTAATTCTGGGGTTGTTCAACCCTCAAAGACGAGCATTAATCCATATTATCTTGGTCTCAAAATCTTTGAGGATATTGAGGAAAGGTACAATAATCCAACAAAGGAAATGCAAGAACGACAAGGTGTTAAACCAGGAAGTGGAAGAGAAAAAATTTATGAGGTACGCGAAATTGAATCAGACATATCATTTATTAGAAATTATTTAAATAAGGATCTAGTTAATCGAGAAGACTTGTTTTTATTCCAAAAACAAGGTTCTGATTATAAAATTGTGGATAAGGAATGGGAGCATATTCGTGATCAGCTTGTCCTATCAAGAGTGAATGGAGGATTTCCATATTTAACGATAACGGACGGGGACTATTTAAAAAACGGTGAATTATACATCACCCATCAATATGAAGGTACAGAACTTGATGTAGGGTATTTAGAAAAAGTTATGCCGTATATATACCAACTATGGGGACGATCAACCCATATGGAAACAATGATTAATGAAAAGAAAATCGTATTTACGTATGATGGTAAGAAGATGCATCGAAAGTATTTATAA
- a CDS encoding GNAT family N-acetyltransferase: MTRIDVSKFEKKIEIRNITEKDFNEIIALQKFCFPNMEPWKIEHLESHIRIFPEGQFVVEYDGKIIGSCSSLIINFDEYDDQHTWDEITDRGYITNHNPDGYNLYGIEVMVHPDYRRMKIGKRLYEARKELVRTLNLKSMIIGGRIPNYYKHAMQYTPREYVEQVMLHNIYDPVLTFQVLNGFSLKRINPNYLKDDKASMKYATLMEWNNIDFQPKSKRHFRTAFPVRITTIQYMMKKINSFEEFATQCEYYTDVAAGYGSDFAVFPEIFTTQLLSFLPEKSPSQAIRRLTEYTEDYIKLFTNLAVKYNVNIIGGSHFVEEENKIYNIAYLFRRDGTIEKQYKLHITPNERKWWGISPGNEIKVFDTDCGKIAIQICYDLEFPELGRIAVDKGANIIFTPFCTDERQGYLRVRYCAQARAVENEVYTVISGTVGNLSQVENMDIQYAQSGIFTPSDFEFPRDGIVGECHPNIDTVVVGDVDLEILRRHRRSGSVNQLRDRRKDIYEIIYKHGETNQS, translated from the coding sequence ATGACAAGAATTGATGTATCAAAATTTGAAAAAAAAATTGAAATTAGAAATATAACAGAAAAAGATTTTAATGAAATTATTGCTCTACAAAAATTTTGTTTTCCAAATATGGAGCCATGGAAAATAGAGCATCTTGAAAGCCATATTCGAATATTTCCAGAAGGTCAGTTTGTTGTAGAATATGATGGTAAAATCATAGGATCGTGTTCAAGTTTAATAATCAACTTTGATGAATATGATGATCAACATACATGGGATGAAATTACAGATAGAGGATATATCACAAATCATAATCCAGATGGTTATAATTTATATGGAATTGAAGTGATGGTTCATCCAGATTACCGAAGAATGAAGATCGGCAAGAGATTGTATGAAGCAAGAAAAGAGTTAGTTAGAACTTTAAATTTGAAAAGTATGATAATTGGCGGCAGAATTCCAAATTATTACAAACACGCGATGCAGTATACACCTCGTGAATATGTAGAGCAAGTTATGCTACATAATATATATGATCCTGTTTTAACATTTCAAGTGTTGAATGGTTTTTCATTAAAAAGGATTAATCCTAACTATTTAAAAGATGATAAAGCTTCGATGAAGTATGCTACGTTAATGGAGTGGAATAATATTGATTTCCAACCAAAGAGTAAACGTCATTTTCGAACAGCATTTCCTGTTCGGATAACAACGATACAATATATGATGAAAAAAATAAATTCTTTTGAGGAGTTTGCTACGCAATGTGAATATTATACAGATGTAGCAGCGGGGTATGGTTCAGACTTTGCCGTTTTTCCAGAGATTTTTACCACTCAATTACTATCATTTTTACCAGAAAAAAGTCCTAGTCAGGCAATCCGGCGCTTAACAGAGTATACAGAAGACTATATTAAACTGTTTACTAATTTAGCTGTTAAATACAATGTGAATATCATTGGTGGCTCCCACTTTGTTGAAGAGGAAAATAAAATATATAATATAGCGTACTTATTTCGAAGAGATGGAACGATAGAGAAGCAGTACAAACTCCATATTACACCGAATGAACGAAAATGGTGGGGAATAAGTCCAGGAAATGAAATTAAGGTATTTGACACAGACTGTGGCAAAATTGCTATCCAAATTTGTTATGACCTTGAATTCCCAGAACTAGGAAGGATTGCTGTTGATAAGGGAGCAAATATTATTTTTACCCCATTTTGTACAGATGAACGTCAAGGGTATTTAAGAGTTCGATATTGTGCTCAGGCAAGAGCTGTAGAGAATGAAGTATATACAGTCATTTCTGGAACGGTAGGTAATCTTTCTCAAGTAGAAAATATGGATATTCAGTATGCACAATCGGGTATATTTACTCCTTCAGATTTCGAATTTCCACGTGATGGTATCGTTGGAGAATGTCATCCTAATATCGATACGGTTGTTGTTGGAGATGTTGACCTTGAAATTCTTCGTCGTCATCGTCGCAGTGGTAGTGTTAATCAATTGCGTGACCGAAGAAAAGATATTTACGAAATTATTTATAAGCACGGCGAAACCAATCAAAGCTAA
- a CDS encoding phospho-sugar mutase, which produces MVWKQAYSRWVNFGGLETELKEILQNLKDDEVRLEDCFYKGLEFGTGGMRGEIGPGPNRMNTYTIRKASEGFARYISEFGEEAKKRGVVIAYDCRHKSPEFAKEAALTLGMHGIQTYLFRDLRPTPELSFAVRYLNAFGGIVITASHNPPEYNGFKVYGPDGCQLPPGPANALIKKVNEVEDELLIEVGNENELQASQLLKVIGEEIDLAYNNELQTIIVNREMVLEKGSEVNIVFTPLHGTANVPVRRILETSGFKNVIVVKEQELPDPNFSTVKSPNPEEHAAFEIAIQYGNKHNADVLIATDPDADRVGIAARDKQGEYVVLTGNQTGALMLEYILSQKSEQGKIPKNGVVLKTIVTSELGRKIAEQYGLEAVDTLTGFKFIGEKMKEYEETGAKTFLFGYEESYGYLIGDFVRDKDAVQACLLAAEMATYYKSRGMTLYDGLIEVFSKYGYFQEGLESLTLKGKAGLEQIQSILSHFRQNRLHELAGKKVTIAEDYHTQERAYLIENRKEKLTLPVSNVLKYTLEDGSWICMRPSGTEPKIKFYFSVKRTTLEESQIWLANLKQELMNKINQFVIK; this is translated from the coding sequence ATGGTCTGGAAACAAGCATATAGTAGGTGGGTAAATTTTGGCGGTTTAGAAACAGAATTAAAAGAAATACTTCAGAATTTAAAGGATGATGAAGTCCGTTTAGAAGATTGTTTCTATAAAGGATTAGAGTTTGGAACAGGTGGAATGCGGGGAGAAATTGGGCCTGGTCCTAATCGTATGAATACATATACAATTCGTAAAGCATCTGAAGGTTTTGCTCGCTATATATCAGAGTTTGGGGAAGAAGCAAAAAAACGTGGTGTCGTGATTGCTTATGATTGCAGACATAAGTCTCCTGAGTTTGCAAAGGAGGCCGCTTTAACATTAGGAATGCATGGTATTCAAACCTATCTATTTCGTGATCTACGTCCAACTCCAGAACTTTCTTTCGCGGTTCGCTACTTAAATGCATTTGGGGGAATCGTTATTACAGCAAGTCATAATCCTCCTGAATACAACGGTTTTAAAGTATACGGTCCAGATGGATGTCAATTACCACCAGGGCCTGCAAATGCACTGATTAAAAAAGTCAATGAAGTTGAAGATGAGTTGCTAATTGAAGTCGGTAATGAAAATGAGTTACAAGCTTCACAACTGCTAAAGGTGATTGGTGAAGAAATCGACTTAGCGTATAATAATGAACTTCAGACGATTATTGTTAATCGAGAAATGGTTTTAGAAAAAGGAAGTGAAGTAAATATTGTATTTACCCCACTCCACGGAACAGCTAATGTTCCTGTACGACGTATACTTGAAACAAGTGGGTTTAAAAATGTAATTGTCGTTAAAGAACAAGAGTTACCAGATCCGAATTTTTCTACTGTAAAATCACCAAATCCAGAAGAACACGCTGCATTTGAAATTGCCATACAATATGGAAATAAACATAATGCCGATGTGTTAATTGCAACGGATCCAGATGCAGATCGTGTTGGAATCGCAGCAAGAGATAAACAAGGAGAATATGTGGTTTTAACAGGGAACCAAACTGGAGCACTCATGCTCGAATATATTCTTTCACAAAAGAGTGAACAAGGGAAAATACCCAAAAATGGTGTAGTTTTAAAAACTATTGTTACTTCTGAATTAGGTAGAAAGATTGCGGAGCAATATGGGCTTGAAGCAGTAGATACGCTGACTGGATTTAAGTTTATTGGTGAGAAAATGAAAGAATATGAAGAAACAGGCGCTAAAACATTTTTATTCGGTTATGAGGAAAGTTATGGTTATTTAATTGGTGACTTTGTACGGGATAAAGATGCTGTCCAAGCTTGTTTATTAGCGGCTGAAATGGCTACATACTATAAATCAAGAGGAATGACCTTATATGATGGACTTATTGAAGTATTTTCTAAATACGGCTACTTTCAAGAAGGATTAGAATCTTTAACATTGAAAGGAAAGGCAGGCCTAGAACAAATTCAATCGATCCTTTCCCATTTTCGTCAAAATCGACTTCACGAACTTGCTGGAAAGAAAGTAACGATAGCAGAAGACTATCATACACAAGAAAGAGCTTATTTAATCGAAAATCGTAAAGAAAAGCTTACGCTACCCGTATCTAACGTATTAAAGTATACACTAGAGGACGGATCATGGATTTGCATGCGCCCGTCTGGAACAGAACCGAAGATTAAATTTTATTTTAGTGTGAAAAGGACAACGCTGGAAGAAAGTCAAATATGGCTAGCCAATTTAAAACAGGAGTTAATGAACAAAATAAATCAATTCGTTATAAAATAA
- a CDS encoding ArsR/SmtB family transcription factor, with the protein MEKTFEEYEAKFKALADKKRLEIMYELTQRGKVCVCDLCEIFQMPQSKVSYHLKILLNAGLITKETKGTWSYYTLNDQQVNHLLSEQLCCLFRG; encoded by the coding sequence ATGGAAAAAACCTTTGAAGAGTATGAAGCAAAGTTTAAGGCGTTGGCTGACAAGAAGAGGCTTGAAATTATGTATGAGTTAACACAGCGAGGAAAGGTTTGTGTTTGTGACTTATGTGAAATTTTTCAAATGCCACAATCGAAAGTGTCATACCATTTAAAAATACTTTTAAATGCAGGTTTAATTACGAAAGAAACGAAGGGAACTTGGAGTTATTATACGCTAAATGATCAACAAGTAAACCATCTCCTTTCTGAACAATTATGTTGTTTATTCCGAGGCTGA